Genomic window (Stenotrophomonas maltophilia):
CAGCCCGGCGGCATTGGAGGCGCTGCTGCGCTGGCCACAGGCCGATGGCAGCTTCATTCCGCCCAACGAGTTCATCCAGCTGTGCGAGGACACCGGGCTGATCCTGGCGCTGGGCCGCTGGGTGATCCGAGCGGCAGCGAAGGCACAGCGGCGGTTGGTCGAGGCCGGGTGGGGCGAACTGCCGATTGCGGTCAACGTCTCGGCCGTGCAGTTCTTCAACAGCGACCTGGTGGCCGAGTTCACCCGCGCCCAGCAGGAGTTCGGGTTGGCGCGGGGTGCGCTGCATGTGGAACTGACCGAGAGCAGCCTGATGCGCAAGCCGGGGCAGGCGATGCAGACCATGCAGCGCCTGCACGAGCAGGGCATCAGCGTGTCGCTGGATGACTTCGGCACCGGCTATTCCAGCATGTCCTACCTGCAGCACCTGCCGCTGGACATCCTGAAGATCGACCGCAGCTTCGTGGCGGACGTGGAAACCAATCCACGCAACGCCTCGATCTGCCGCGCACTGCTGTCGCTGGGCCACAGCATGGGCCTGACCATCATCGCCGAAGGCGTGGAGACGCCGGGACAGCTGGACTGGCTGGCTGCGCACGGCTGTGACCAGGTGCAGGGCTACCTGCTGGGACGGCCGGCACCGCTGGAACGGATCATCGACGCGCTGGATGAGGTCGCCGCCTAAGTGGTAGTGCCGGCCGCTGGCCGGCATTCGCCCAGGACCGGGAGGTGTCTGATTGCCGGCCAGCGGCCGGCACTACCGCAAACGCCAGGCTCGGCTACACCCCGGTTTCCACCAGGTGGTCGATGAAGCTGCGCACCTTCGGTGCCAGGTGGCTGCGGCTGGTGTAGACCGCGAAGATGCCGATCGGCGCGGCCTCCCACTCGGGCAGTACACGCACCAGGCGTCCATCGGCCAAAGCGTCTTCGAGCAGGAAGTCGGGCTGCAGGATCACGCCCATGCCGGCGATCGCCGCTTCGCGCAGCACGTCGCCGTTGTTGGCGTGCAGCAGGCTGTTCACCGCCACTTTCACTTCGCGGCCGGGCCCCTGCAGCGGCCAGTTGTTGCCGGCGGCCCAGTAGCTGTAGCTCAGGCAGGCGTGTGCCTGCAGCTCCTGCGGCGTCTGTGGCGTACCGCGTGCGGCCAGGTAGGCCGGCGCGGCGCACAGGCTCACCCGCGATTCGCCCAGGCGGCGGGCGATCAGCGTGGGGCCGGGCTCGCGGGTGATGCGGATGGCCACGTCATAGCCTTCCTCGACCATGTCCACCAGGCGGTCGGACAGGGCCAGGTCCAGCTCCACCTGCGGGAAGCGTTCGCGGTAGCTGGCCAGCAGCGGGCCGAGGCGGGCAATGCCCCAGCTGACCGGTGCGTTGATGCGCAGCGTGCCCGAGGGCTCCAGCGCCTGCGCGCCGATGCTGGCCTCCAACGCGTCGAATTCGGCCAGCAGGCGCACGCACTGGGCGTAGTAGGCGGCGCCGGTGCTGGTGGGGCTGACCCGGCGCGTGGTGCGGTGGAGCAGGCGGGTGGACAGGCGCTTTTCCAGCGCGGCGACCTGGCGGGTGACGCCGGCAGTGGACATGTCCAGAGCCTGGGCGGCGGCGCTGAAGCCATTGCGCTCGACCACCGCCACGAACACGCGCATCGCCTCGAGGGTATCCATTGTTGCGCCTTTTGAAATAAATACGGTCAATCGATCGTATTTATCAGTCCGTGAAGGCGCAATAACCTGTGCCCACTCCCTTCAAGGTGATTTGCCATGCACACCACGACCGCTCCTGTTTCGCCGCTGGCGCCGTATGGCGCCACCCTGCTGCGCCTGGCCCTGGGCGTGCTGTTCCTGGCCCATGCGCTGACCAAGCTGCTGGTATTCACCCCGGCCGGCACGGCGGCGTACTTCGAGTCGCTGGGCCTGCCCGGCGTGCTCGGCTACCTCACCATCGGCGTCGAGCTGGTGATCACCGCCGCGCTGCTGCTGGGCATCTACGCGCGCTGGGTGGGCCTGGTCGGCGTGCCGCTGCTGCTGGGCACCATCGTCACCGTGCATGGTGCCAACGGCTTCGGTTTCGCCAATGCCGGCGGCGGCTGGGAATACCCGGCGTTCTGGGCACTGGCGCTGGTAGTGCTGTTCCTGGTCGGCGATGGCAAGTGGACCCTGCGTTCGCGCTGATCGCCGCCTGACCCTGCAACTGGAGAATTCCATGTCCCGCCTGCCTTCGCTGTACATCTCCCATGGTTCGCCGATGACCGCCCTGCATCCGGGCCAGGTTGGCGTGCGCCTGGCCGAGCTGGCGCGCGACCTGCCGACGCCGCGCGCCATCGTGATGGCCTCGGCGCACTGGCTGGGCCGGCAGCCGCTGGTCGGCGCGCACCCGCAGCCGCCGACCATCCACGACTTCGGCGGCTTCCCGCGCGCGCTGTTCGAACTGCAGTACCCGGCGCCGGGCGATCCGGCGCTGGCCGAAGAGGTGGCCGGCCGCATCGCCGCCGCTGGCCTGCCGGTGGCGCTCGACCCGCAGCGTGGCCTGGACCACGGTGCCTGGGTGCCGCTGGGGCTGCTGCGCCCGCAGGCCGACATCCCGGTGGTGCCGGTGTCGATCCAACCGCTGCTCGGCCCTGAGCACCAGTTCGCGCTGGGCCGGGCGCTGGCGCCGCTGCGCGATCAGGGCGTGCTGCTGGTCGGCTCGGGCAGCATCACCCACAACCTGCATGACTGGGGCGACTACCAGGATGGCAAGGAAGCGCCGTACGTGCGGCCCTTCATCGAATGGGTGGAGCAGCGCTTGGCCGCCGACGACCGCCAGGCCCTGCTCGATTACCGCCGGCAGGCGCCGTTCGCCGAACGCGCGCACCCGACCGATGAGCACCTGCTGCCGCTGTTTTTCGCAATGGGCGCGGCCGGCGAGGGTGGTTTCGGTGCACGCCGCATCGACGCCGGCATCGATGCCGGCTTCCTCGCCATGGATCTGTACCGCTTCGACGGGGCATGAGCCGGGGCTGACGCGCGACGGCCCCGGCCGTCGCGGTCGTGGCCGCATGTGGTAGTTTTTTCCGGGTTTCCGGCGCTGGCCCTCGAGCCTCCCCGCGCGCCGCTTCCTGGAAGAAGCATGCATACCATTGAAGTCGTCCTGGCGATGCTGGTGGCCGTTGTCGCCAGCGGCTACCTGGTTCGCGTCCTCCCGTTCTCGTTGCCGCTGCCGCTGGTGCAGATCGGCCTGGGCGCGGTGATCGCCGGCGTGTTCAACCGCGGCCATGCGCTGGAGCCGGAGGTATTCTTCCTGCTGTTCCTGCCGCCGCTGCTGTTCCTGGATGGCTGGCGCATCCCCAAGCAGGGCCTGTTCCGCGACAAGGGCGCGATCCTCGAGCTGGCGTTCGG
Coding sequences:
- a CDS encoding LysR family transcriptional regulator, with protein sequence MDTLEAMRVFVAVVERNGFSAAAQALDMSTAGVTRQVAALEKRLSTRLLHRTTRRVSPTSTGAAYYAQCVRLLAEFDALEASIGAQALEPSGTLRINAPVSWGIARLGPLLASYRERFPQVELDLALSDRLVDMVEEGYDVAIRITREPGPTLIARRLGESRVSLCAAPAYLAARGTPQTPQELQAHACLSYSYWAAGNNWPLQGPGREVKVAVNSLLHANNGDVLREAAIAGMGVILQPDFLLEDALADGRLVRVLPEWEAAPIGIFAVYTSRSHLAPKVRSFIDHLVETGV
- a CDS encoding DoxX family protein, which translates into the protein MHTTTAPVSPLAPYGATLLRLALGVLFLAHALTKLLVFTPAGTAAYFESLGLPGVLGYLTIGVELVITAALLLGIYARWVGLVGVPLLLGTIVTVHGANGFGFANAGGGWEYPAFWALALVVLFLVGDGKWTLRSR
- a CDS encoding dioxygenase family protein; the encoded protein is MSRLPSLYISHGSPMTALHPGQVGVRLAELARDLPTPRAIVMASAHWLGRQPLVGAHPQPPTIHDFGGFPRALFELQYPAPGDPALAEEVAGRIAAAGLPVALDPQRGLDHGAWVPLGLLRPQADIPVVPVSIQPLLGPEHQFALGRALAPLRDQGVLLVGSGSITHNLHDWGDYQDGKEAPYVRPFIEWVEQRLAADDRQALLDYRRQAPFAERAHPTDEHLLPLFFAMGAAGEGGFGARRIDAGIDAGFLAMDLYRFDGA